A stretch of Chanodichthys erythropterus isolate Z2021 chromosome 20, ASM2448905v1, whole genome shotgun sequence DNA encodes these proteins:
- the slc2a1a gene encoding solute carrier family 2, facilitated glucose transporter member 1a isoform X2 — translation MESDKKQLTLNLMLAVGTAVIGSLQFGYNTGVINAPQKIIENFINETWYGRYSENIPSTTLTTLWSVSVAIFSVGGIFGSFSVGLFVNRFGRRNSMLMVNVLAFISAALMGFSKLAESWEMLIIGRFIVGLYSGLSTGFVPMYVGEIAPTELRGALGTLHQLGIVIGILMAQIFGIKEIMGTSTMWPFLLGFTFIPALLQCALLPFCPESPRYLLINQNEEAKAKSVLKKLRGTDDVDAGMQEMREESRQMMREKKVTIPELFRSSLYRQPIFIAIMLQLSQQLSGINAVFYYSTDIFEKAGVSEPVYATIGAGVVNTAFTVVSLFIVERAGRRSLHLIGLMGMAVSSVLMTIAMALTEQVKWMSYISIVAIFSFVAFFEIGPGPIPWFIVAELFSQGPRPSAIAVAGFSNWFANFLVGMCFQYVAELTGPYVFIIFTVLLLIFFVFTYFKVPETKGRTFDEISAGFRSGGEKYTREDLNTLGADSQL, via the exons ATGGAGTCTGATAAAAAG CAGCTAACGCTTAATCTGATGCTGGCTGTTGGGACCGCTGTGATTGGCTCCTTGCAGTTTGGCTACAACACAGGTGTCATCAATGCCCCTCAGAAG ATTATTGAGAACTTCATCAATGAGACATGGTATGGCAGGTATTCAGAAAACATACCATCAACCACTTTAACTACGCTCTGGTCCGTATCAGTGGCCATTTTCTCTGTAGGTGGCATTTTCGGCTCCTTCTCAGTGGGCCTCTTTGTAAACCGCTTTGGCAG GAGGAACTCAATGCTCATGGTTAATGTTTTGGCCTTCATATCTGCTGCTTTAATGGGCTTTTCCAAGCTGGCTGAATCCTGGGAGATGCTTATTATTGGACGCTTCATTGTTGGCCTTTACTCTGGCCTGTCCACTGGCTTTGTACCAATGTATGTAGGAGAAATCGCCCCAACTGAATTACGTGGGGCACTGGGTACACTTCATCAGCTTGGCATTGTCATTGGCATCCTCATGGCACAG aTCTTTGGTATTAAAGAAATCATGGGGACCTCAACAATGTGGCCCTTCCTACTTGGCTTTACTTTCATCCCAGCCTTACTCCAGTGTGCCCTGTTGCCCTTTTGCCCCGAGAGCCCACGCTACCTCCTCATCAACCAGAATGAGGAGGCCAAGGCCAAGAGTG TGCTGAAGAAGCTGCGTGGCACTGATGATGTGGATGCAGGCATGCAGGAGATGAGGGAGGAGAGCAGACAGATGATGAGGGAGAAGAAGGTCACCATCCCTGAGTTGTTCCGCTCATCGCTCTACCGCCAGCCCATCTTCATTGCCATCATGCTGCAGCTCTCCCAGCAGCTCTCTGGTATCAATGCT GTTTTTTATTACTCTACtgatatatttgaaaaagcaGGGGTGTCTGAGCCGGTCTATGCCACCATTGGTGCTGGAGTTGTGAACACAGCATTCACAGTTGTGTCG CTGTTCATAGTAGAGCGAGCTGGCCGAAGATCACTACATCTTATTGGGCTGATGGGAATGGCTGTGTCTTCTGTTCTCATGACCATAGCTATGGCGCTAACA GAACAAGTGAAATGGATGTCGTACATCAGCATTGTAGCGATCTTCAGTTTTGTGGCATTTTTCGAGATCGGACCAGGCCCAATCCCATGGTTCATTGTGGCAGAACTCTTCAGTCAAGGCCCCAGGCCCTCTGCCATCGCTGTCGCTGGTTTCTCCAACTGGTTTGCCAACTTCTTAGTGGGAATGTGCTTCCAGTATGTTGCG GAACTGACAGGCCCGTATGTTTTCATAATCTTCACTGTCCTCCTGCTGATATTCTTCGTCTTCACCTACTTCAAAGTTCCTGAGACCAAAGGCCGAACATTTGACGAGATCTCGGCAGGCTTCCGCTCAGGGGGAGAGAAATATACCCGAGAAGATCTGAACACACTGGGAGCAGACTCACAGCTCTGA
- the slc2a1a gene encoding solute carrier family 2, facilitated glucose transporter member 1a isoform X1, with translation MTDTDEAKPSETTSLVRQSDSSKQQLTLNLMLAVGTAVIGSLQFGYNTGVINAPQKIIENFINETWYGRYSENIPSTTLTTLWSVSVAIFSVGGIFGSFSVGLFVNRFGRRNSMLMVNVLAFISAALMGFSKLAESWEMLIIGRFIVGLYSGLSTGFVPMYVGEIAPTELRGALGTLHQLGIVIGILMAQIFGIKEIMGTSTMWPFLLGFTFIPALLQCALLPFCPESPRYLLINQNEEAKAKSVLKKLRGTDDVDAGMQEMREESRQMMREKKVTIPELFRSSLYRQPIFIAIMLQLSQQLSGINAVFYYSTDIFEKAGVSEPVYATIGAGVVNTAFTVVSLFIVERAGRRSLHLIGLMGMAVSSVLMTIAMALTEQVKWMSYISIVAIFSFVAFFEIGPGPIPWFIVAELFSQGPRPSAIAVAGFSNWFANFLVGMCFQYVAELTGPYVFIIFTVLLLIFFVFTYFKVPETKGRTFDEISAGFRSGGEKYTREDLNTLGADSQL, from the exons ATGACCGACACAGACGAGGCCAAACCTAGTGAGACCACCAGCCTGGTGAGGCAGAGTGATAGCAGCAAACAG CAGCTAACGCTTAATCTGATGCTGGCTGTTGGGACCGCTGTGATTGGCTCCTTGCAGTTTGGCTACAACACAGGTGTCATCAATGCCCCTCAGAAG ATTATTGAGAACTTCATCAATGAGACATGGTATGGCAGGTATTCAGAAAACATACCATCAACCACTTTAACTACGCTCTGGTCCGTATCAGTGGCCATTTTCTCTGTAGGTGGCATTTTCGGCTCCTTCTCAGTGGGCCTCTTTGTAAACCGCTTTGGCAG GAGGAACTCAATGCTCATGGTTAATGTTTTGGCCTTCATATCTGCTGCTTTAATGGGCTTTTCCAAGCTGGCTGAATCCTGGGAGATGCTTATTATTGGACGCTTCATTGTTGGCCTTTACTCTGGCCTGTCCACTGGCTTTGTACCAATGTATGTAGGAGAAATCGCCCCAACTGAATTACGTGGGGCACTGGGTACACTTCATCAGCTTGGCATTGTCATTGGCATCCTCATGGCACAG aTCTTTGGTATTAAAGAAATCATGGGGACCTCAACAATGTGGCCCTTCCTACTTGGCTTTACTTTCATCCCAGCCTTACTCCAGTGTGCCCTGTTGCCCTTTTGCCCCGAGAGCCCACGCTACCTCCTCATCAACCAGAATGAGGAGGCCAAGGCCAAGAGTG TGCTGAAGAAGCTGCGTGGCACTGATGATGTGGATGCAGGCATGCAGGAGATGAGGGAGGAGAGCAGACAGATGATGAGGGAGAAGAAGGTCACCATCCCTGAGTTGTTCCGCTCATCGCTCTACCGCCAGCCCATCTTCATTGCCATCATGCTGCAGCTCTCCCAGCAGCTCTCTGGTATCAATGCT GTTTTTTATTACTCTACtgatatatttgaaaaagcaGGGGTGTCTGAGCCGGTCTATGCCACCATTGGTGCTGGAGTTGTGAACACAGCATTCACAGTTGTGTCG CTGTTCATAGTAGAGCGAGCTGGCCGAAGATCACTACATCTTATTGGGCTGATGGGAATGGCTGTGTCTTCTGTTCTCATGACCATAGCTATGGCGCTAACA GAACAAGTGAAATGGATGTCGTACATCAGCATTGTAGCGATCTTCAGTTTTGTGGCATTTTTCGAGATCGGACCAGGCCCAATCCCATGGTTCATTGTGGCAGAACTCTTCAGTCAAGGCCCCAGGCCCTCTGCCATCGCTGTCGCTGGTTTCTCCAACTGGTTTGCCAACTTCTTAGTGGGAATGTGCTTCCAGTATGTTGCG GAACTGACAGGCCCGTATGTTTTCATAATCTTCACTGTCCTCCTGCTGATATTCTTCGTCTTCACCTACTTCAAAGTTCCTGAGACCAAAGGCCGAACATTTGACGAGATCTCGGCAGGCTTCCGCTCAGGGGGAGAGAAATATACCCGAGAAGATCTGAACACACTGGGAGCAGACTCACAGCTCTGA
- the LOC137009491 gene encoding zinc-alpha-2-glycoprotein-like isoform X1, translating to MRNNILYKNPAEGREWRTKQQNNWTQRCQDSPRALGITGDNKAMLFFLSFLLVSSLMAFQAEYSGHHSLIIYVTFAPKHGHLPKYSSYGMLDDYRVFTYDSTSDVFSHPFGQVESLSTVWRDLRDCTNFKTGYFNLFSRNANLTLGLKGPLIQLMYGCQLRDNGTSSGLYHFSVNGEYSLSMDMDSPQWHSYLPHDLDVKNILDRFELWNHNNLIYIHRDCVPRLKKFYKHSRTILDQQVRPEAVIRHQRAGALNCVVTGFYPKDITVEWIVDGQEALDGISTGILPNHDQTYQIQMTILLSDTTHNYSCQIKHSSLQEPMVLTWDASSSMTDENKLHIGLIAGLVAVFTLIIFLVCITLKHAIWKKKMYL from the exons ATGAGgaataatattttgtacaagAACCCTGCTGAGGGTAGGGAATGGAGAACAAAGCAACAAAATAACTGGACACAGAGATGCCAGGACTCCCCACGAGCCTTGGGAATAACTGGTGACAACAAGGCAATGTTGTTCTTCCTCTCG TTCTTGTTGGTGTCCTCCTTGATGGCTTTTCAAGCGGAATACTCTG GGCATCACAGTTTGATTATATATGTGACATTTGCTCCCAAACATGGACATTTGCCAAAATACTCATCATATGGCATGCTTGATGATTACCGAGTATTTACTTATGACAGCACCTCTGATGTTTTTTCACATCCCTTTGGCCAAGTGGAATCTCTTTCTACTGTCTGGAGAGATCTTAGGGATTGCACAAACTTCAAAACTGGCTATTTCAACCTGTTTTCTAGAAATGCAAATTTAACCCTGGGACTGAAAG GCCCACTCATACAGTTAATGTATGGCTGTCAGCTGAGAGATAATGGAACATCAAGTGGACTGTATCATTTTTCAGTCAATGGAGAGTATAGTCTCTCTATGGACATGGACAGCCCTCAATGGCACTCATATTTGCCACACGATTTGGACGTTAAGAACATTCTAGACAGGTTTGAGCTCTGGAATCACAATAATCTCATATACATTCATCGTGATTGTGTTCCTCGACTCAAGAAGTTCTACAAACACAGTAGAACAATACTTGACCAGCAAG TTCGCCCTGAAGCTGTGATCAGGCACCAGCGCGCTGGTGCTCTCAACTGTGTGGTGACAGGGTTTTACCCCAAAGATATCACTGTGGAGTGGATAGTTGATGGACAGGAAGCCTTAGATGGGATATCAACAGGCATCCTGCCAAATCATGACCAAACATACCAGATTCAGATGACAATTTTGTTATCTGACACTACACACAACTACTCCTGTCAAATAAAGCACAGCagtcttcaagaaccaatggtCCTTACATGGG ATGCTTCCTCAAGTATGACTGATGAAAACAAACTGCATATTGGTTTAATTGCTGGACTTGTTGCAGTGTTTACACTAATAATATTTCTTGTGTGTATTACATTGAAGCATgcaatttggaaaaaaaaaatgtatttgtaa
- the LOC137009491 gene encoding hereditary hemochromatosis protein homolog isoform X2, translating into MAFQAEYSGHHSLIIYVTFAPKHGHLPKYSSYGMLDDYRVFTYDSTSDVFSHPFGQVESLSTVWRDLRDCTNFKTGYFNLFSRNANLTLGLKGPLIQLMYGCQLRDNGTSSGLYHFSVNGEYSLSMDMDSPQWHSYLPHDLDVKNILDRFELWNHNNLIYIHRDCVPRLKKFYKHSRTILDQQVRPEAVIRHQRAGALNCVVTGFYPKDITVEWIVDGQEALDGISTGILPNHDQTYQIQMTILLSDTTHNYSCQIKHSSLQEPMVLTWDASSSMTDENKLHIGLIAGLVAVFTLIIFLVCITLKHAIWKKKMYL; encoded by the exons ATGGCTTTTCAAGCGGAATACTCTG GGCATCACAGTTTGATTATATATGTGACATTTGCTCCCAAACATGGACATTTGCCAAAATACTCATCATATGGCATGCTTGATGATTACCGAGTATTTACTTATGACAGCACCTCTGATGTTTTTTCACATCCCTTTGGCCAAGTGGAATCTCTTTCTACTGTCTGGAGAGATCTTAGGGATTGCACAAACTTCAAAACTGGCTATTTCAACCTGTTTTCTAGAAATGCAAATTTAACCCTGGGACTGAAAG GCCCACTCATACAGTTAATGTATGGCTGTCAGCTGAGAGATAATGGAACATCAAGTGGACTGTATCATTTTTCAGTCAATGGAGAGTATAGTCTCTCTATGGACATGGACAGCCCTCAATGGCACTCATATTTGCCACACGATTTGGACGTTAAGAACATTCTAGACAGGTTTGAGCTCTGGAATCACAATAATCTCATATACATTCATCGTGATTGTGTTCCTCGACTCAAGAAGTTCTACAAACACAGTAGAACAATACTTGACCAGCAAG TTCGCCCTGAAGCTGTGATCAGGCACCAGCGCGCTGGTGCTCTCAACTGTGTGGTGACAGGGTTTTACCCCAAAGATATCACTGTGGAGTGGATAGTTGATGGACAGGAAGCCTTAGATGGGATATCAACAGGCATCCTGCCAAATCATGACCAAACATACCAGATTCAGATGACAATTTTGTTATCTGACACTACACACAACTACTCCTGTCAAATAAAGCACAGCagtcttcaagaaccaatggtCCTTACATGGG ATGCTTCCTCAAGTATGACTGATGAAAACAAACTGCATATTGGTTTAATTGCTGGACTTGTTGCAGTGTTTACACTAATAATATTTCTTGTGTGTATTACATTGAAGCATgcaatttggaaaaaaaaaatgtatttgtaa